In a single window of the uncultured Dysgonomonas sp. genome:
- a CDS encoding radical SAM protein, protein MFFKQKSNIIFRSYESFGYITDNRNFGYKLINSNENYIGDKILSESGNVFFSVLDRKPQNINELSNKINKQFPDVDIQTIKSDASEFYCMLEQDGFVVSGKTFEECEEKDTQFSYKMLDDETINEDSLSISKYSEKDTQDFFEEYFNGKPQLTNLHIELTSKCNERCLHCYIPHENKISSISPNLFYAILEQCKDLKLLHLTLSGGEPMLHKEFCDFLKKCREYNFSVNVLSNLTLLNDRIIEEMKANPLLGVQVSLYSMTPAIHDEITQMKGSFEKTKNAILKLIENDIPLQISCPIMKQNKSTYNDVIEWANKQKVHVGTDYNLIAEYDHTTQNLNCRLPINEIRGIIYDKVATDTKYLEQMQMAAKEKKDATSNDFVCSVCRFSICITENGDVYPCAGWQDYIVGNVKNTLLKDIWENSEKVQYLRGLRNKDFPKCIQCIDREYCTMCMVRNSNENSYGDPLIVSQHFCNIAKLNKQIVLDLEKLERSN, encoded by the coding sequence ATGTTTTTCAAGCAAAAATCTAATATCATATTCAGAAGTTATGAGTCTTTTGGATATATTACCGATAATCGAAATTTTGGATATAAACTAATTAATAGTAATGAAAATTACATCGGCGACAAAATTCTATCAGAAAGTGGAAATGTATTTTTCTCGGTATTAGATAGAAAACCTCAAAACATTAATGAACTTTCAAATAAAATAAATAAGCAATTCCCTGATGTTGATATACAAACAATAAAAAGTGATGCTTCTGAATTTTATTGCATGCTTGAACAAGATGGATTTGTTGTGTCTGGCAAAACATTTGAGGAATGTGAAGAAAAAGATACACAATTTTCATACAAGATGTTAGATGATGAAACTATAAATGAGGATTCTCTTTCAATAAGTAAGTATTCAGAAAAAGATACACAAGATTTCTTTGAAGAATACTTTAATGGCAAGCCACAGCTTACAAATTTACACATAGAACTTACCAGTAAATGTAACGAAAGATGTCTACACTGCTATATACCTCACGAAAATAAAATAAGTAGTATTTCTCCAAACTTGTTCTATGCTATTTTAGAACAATGTAAAGATCTAAAACTACTGCATTTGACCTTAAGTGGTGGAGAACCAATGTTGCACAAGGAGTTCTGTGACTTTTTAAAAAAATGCAGAGAATATAATTTTTCTGTAAATGTACTTAGTAATTTAACATTACTAAATGATAGAATAATTGAAGAAATGAAGGCGAATCCTCTTTTAGGTGTTCAAGTCTCATTATACTCAATGACTCCAGCTATCCACGATGAGATAACTCAAATGAAAGGAAGTTTTGAGAAAACGAAAAATGCAATTTTAAAACTGATTGAGAACGATATCCCTTTGCAAATAAGCTGTCCAATAATGAAACAAAATAAGAGTACTTATAATGATGTTATAGAATGGGCTAATAAACAAAAAGTTCATGTCGGAACTGATTATAACCTTATTGCAGAATATGATCATACAACGCAAAATTTGAATTGTCGCTTACCGATTAATGAAATCAGAGGAATCATATACGATAAAGTCGCAACTGATACAAAATATTTAGAACAGATGCAAATGGCTGCTAAAGAGAAAAAAGATGCGACATCGAATGATTTTGTTTGTAGTGTTTGCCGTTTCTCTATATGTATAACAGAAAATGGAGATGTATACCCATGTGCAGGCTGGCAGGATTATATTGTTGGTAATGTAAAAAATACTCTCCTCAAAGATATTTGGGAGAATTCCGAAAAAGTACAATATTTAAGAGGTTTGCGGAACAAAGATTTCCCTAAATGTATTCAATGTATAGATAGGGAATATTGCACCATGTGTATGGTCAGGAATTCAAATGAAAACTCTTACGGAGATCCATTAATAGTCAGTCAGCATTTTTGTAATATTGCAAAACTCAATAAACAAATAGTACTTGATCTGGAAAAGTTAGAACGATCAAATTAA
- a CDS encoding ORF6N domain-containing protein, which yields MELQIIQNKIFEVRGLRVMIDFHLAELYQVETRALKQAVRRNIERFPNDFMFELTNEEALELINIGVSQSVIPSGYNVGISKIFAFTEQGVSMLSSVLRSKIAIEINISIMRAFVALRQYTLDYAELNQKLETFMIETNIQFNQIYQALTELASTREQNSKSRKRVGYIQNEEEG from the coding sequence ATGGAATTACAGATAATACAAAATAAGATTTTTGAAGTTCGTGGATTACGGGTGATGATTGATTTTCATTTAGCAGAGTTGTATCAGGTAGAAACCAGAGCATTAAAACAAGCTGTAAGAAGAAATATCGAGCGTTTCCCAAACGACTTTATGTTTGAATTGACAAACGAAGAAGCTTTAGAATTGATAAATATAGGGGTATCACAATCTGTGATACCCTCAGGCTATAATGTGGGTATATCTAAAATATTTGCATTCACAGAACAGGGAGTGTCTATGCTTTCATCCGTTCTCCGAAGTAAGATAGCCATTGAAATCAATATCTCAATCATGAGAGCTTTTGTCGCTTTACGACAGTATACTTTAGACTATGCAGAACTAAATCAAAAGCTAGAAACATTTATGATCGAAACTAATATACAGTTTAATCAGATATATCAGGCTTTGACTGAATTAGCCAGTACAAGAGAGCAGAACAGTAAATCTCGAAAGCGTGTAGGATATATACAAAATGAAGAAGAGGGGTGA
- a CDS encoding site-specific integrase, which translates to MKKTTFSILFYGKKNGLKANGKMPVMGRITINGKSIQFGTKVDVDPKLWNVTAGKLVGKTQEVINTNSVLDGIKATMTKIYRELLEREVSVTPERIKNIFFGVEIQQQMLLDLFRKHNEDVEKLIGINKSKATYQKYEVTRKHLTSFIKEKYNRSDVALKEIDFIFITDFEVYLLTKAGCNLNTTAKFMQFFKRIVLIAKNNGWLKSDPFINYKIRIKKVDRGYLTQNEIESIINKKITIKRLDQIRDIFIFSCFCGLAYIDVKNLRKENIRISFDNKLWLIGKREKTGVSFTIPLLDIPQKILDKYEGALSDDRVLPVPSNQKVNAYLKEIGSLCGIDKELSFHLARHTFATLTLSKGVSIESVSKMLGHTNIRTTQIYARITDSKISNDMDDFASKVKGLSDKFAVNQ; encoded by the coding sequence ATGAAAAAGACGACATTCAGTATCCTTTTTTATGGAAAAAAGAATGGATTAAAAGCAAACGGCAAGATGCCGGTTATGGGACGAATTACCATTAATGGAAAATCGATCCAGTTTGGAACAAAGGTTGATGTTGATCCTAAATTATGGAATGTAACGGCAGGTAAGCTTGTTGGAAAAACACAGGAAGTCATTAACACGAACTCAGTGCTTGATGGTATCAAAGCAACGATGACTAAGATTTACAGAGAACTACTGGAAAGAGAAGTTTCTGTTACCCCTGAACGTATTAAGAATATCTTCTTTGGTGTTGAGATCCAACAGCAGATGCTGCTTGATCTTTTCAGAAAGCATAATGAAGATGTTGAGAAACTGATCGGCATAAATAAAAGTAAGGCTACTTACCAAAAGTACGAAGTAACCAGAAAGCATCTGACTTCTTTCATCAAAGAAAAATACAATCGTTCAGATGTTGCCTTAAAAGAAATCGACTTTATTTTTATAACTGATTTTGAGGTTTATCTCTTGACCAAAGCAGGTTGTAATCTGAATACAACAGCCAAATTTATGCAGTTTTTTAAGCGAATTGTTCTTATAGCCAAGAATAATGGCTGGTTAAAGAGTGATCCATTTATAAATTATAAGATCCGGATTAAGAAAGTCGATCGAGGTTATTTAACACAGAACGAAATAGAATCTATCATTAACAAGAAGATAACGATAAAGCGCCTGGATCAGATTCGGGACATTTTTATTTTCTCCTGTTTTTGCGGATTGGCTTACATCGATGTGAAAAATCTGCGAAAAGAAAATATTCGTATATCATTTGATAACAAACTCTGGTTAATAGGTAAAAGAGAGAAAACAGGAGTGTCTTTTACCATTCCTTTGCTTGATATTCCTCAAAAGATATTGGATAAATATGAAGGAGCATTATCAGATGATCGTGTACTTCCGGTTCCAAGCAACCAAAAGGTAAATGCATATTTGAAAGAAATCGGTTCTTTATGTGGAATTGATAAGGAATTGAGCTTCCACCTAGCCCGGCACACATTTGCGACTCTGACTCTTTCTAAGGGAGTATCGATTGAGAGTGTAAGTAAGATGCTGGGGCATACTAATATTCGAACAACTCAAATATATGCCCGTATCACTGATTCTAAGATAAGTAACGACATGGATGATTTTGCTTCAAAAGTAAAAGGTCTGAGTGATAAATTTGCAGTAAATCAATAA
- a CDS encoding LytTR family DNA-binding domain-containing protein, which produces MKLKCVIIDDEPLAIDLLKTYVAKTPFLELIGTFNNALSAMDTISNDKIDVLFLDINMPQITGLEFSKTLPPTTKIIFTTAYDQYAVDGFRLNALDYLLKPINYTEFLQAANKALEWFKLTAASSNDNAASSASSIFVKSGYRMEKIEFDDILYIENQKDYVKFHLETQKEPVSSLMSMQSLEEKLPEKQFMRVHRSFIVNLDKIKTIERNCIVFGKEYIPVSESYKVRFMDFLNKHFF; this is translated from the coding sequence ATGAAACTGAAATGTGTAATAATAGATGATGAACCTCTAGCAATAGATTTGTTGAAGACATATGTTGCAAAAACTCCTTTTTTAGAATTGATAGGGACTTTCAATAATGCTTTGTCTGCTATGGATACGATAAGCAACGATAAAATAGATGTATTGTTTCTGGATATAAATATGCCTCAGATAACAGGCCTGGAATTTTCCAAGACCCTCCCTCCTACTACAAAGATTATATTTACGACGGCTTATGATCAGTATGCCGTAGATGGTTTCCGGTTAAATGCCCTGGACTATCTGCTAAAGCCAATTAATTATACCGAGTTTTTGCAGGCTGCAAATAAAGCATTGGAATGGTTTAAGTTGACAGCCGCTTCATCAAATGATAATGCAGCATCCTCCGCTTCGAGTATATTCGTGAAATCGGGTTATAGAATGGAAAAAATAGAGTTTGACGATATTCTTTATATAGAGAACCAAAAGGATTATGTAAAATTCCATCTGGAAACACAAAAGGAGCCGGTAAGTTCGCTGATGAGTATGCAATCGTTGGAGGAGAAACTTCCCGAAAAGCAGTTTATGCGTGTACATCGTTCTTTTATCGTTAATCTGGATAAGATAAAAACAATAGAAAGAAACTGTATCGTATTCGGAAAGGAATATATTCCTGTGTCAGAATCATATAAGGTGAGATTTATGGACTTCCTCAACAAGCATTTCTTCTGA
- a CDS encoding sensor histidine kinase, translated as MKNFIKIFPHIIIWTIALVVPIYLISREGTFDYKPYYNYVIRMGIFAILFYANYSYLIEKYLFNRKFALYVITNIALIVVLVILQTFVSESMRPDPQVIQTIEEGIQKKPPHMGRFPEGKHGGPPLLMRFVFDYVSIIFVIGLAVAIKTTIRWYRDSINFEKAKSVQLEADLRNLRSQLNPHFLFNTLNNIYSLIAIDQNRAQDAVHRLSNLLRYVMYDNDEKFVPLDKELTFTQNYIDLMKLRLSANVKLNVLIDGKSSHDMIASLMFITLIENAFKHGINNGEESFIDVSILVDPGKGVLCTVENSLVKREENMNMEEHNSGIGLTNLSKRLDLLYPNRHEFIAEKRTNSFFTLLRIDFGKEKNIL; from the coding sequence ATGAAGAACTTTATAAAAATATTTCCACACATCATTATATGGACGATTGCATTGGTGGTTCCGATATATTTGATCTCGCGTGAAGGAACATTCGATTATAAACCTTATTATAATTATGTTATCCGCATGGGGATATTTGCCATATTGTTTTATGCAAACTATTCTTATTTGATAGAGAAATATTTGTTCAATAGGAAGTTTGCTCTTTATGTTATTACAAATATAGCGCTTATAGTTGTTCTGGTAATCCTTCAGACTTTTGTATCAGAATCTATGCGCCCTGATCCACAGGTGATACAGACTATAGAGGAAGGTATACAGAAGAAGCCTCCACATATGGGTCGATTCCCGGAAGGCAAGCATGGCGGGCCTCCTCTTCTGATGCGTTTCGTATTCGATTATGTATCGATTATTTTTGTGATAGGGCTCGCTGTGGCAATAAAAACAACAATTCGCTGGTATCGTGATTCTATTAATTTTGAAAAGGCGAAAAGCGTTCAATTAGAGGCCGATTTGCGTAATTTGAGAAGCCAGCTTAATCCTCACTTTCTCTTTAATACGCTGAATAATATATATTCACTGATTGCTATCGATCAGAACAGGGCACAGGATGCGGTACACAGGCTCAGTAATCTTTTACGCTATGTAATGTACGATAATGATGAGAAATTTGTTCCTTTGGATAAGGAATTAACGTTTACTCAAAACTATATTGATTTAATGAAACTCCGTCTAAGCGCTAACGTGAAACTAAATGTGCTGATAGACGGCAAAAGTAGCCATGATATGATCGCATCATTAATGTTTATAACCCTGATAGAGAATGCTTTTAAACATGGAATAAATAATGGTGAAGAAAGTTTTATTGATGTTAGTATTTTGGTAGATCCGGGAAAAGGGGTACTTTGCACTGTGGAGAACAGCCTTGTGAAAAGAGAAGAAAATATGAATATGGAAGAGCATAATTCCGGCATTGGTTTAACCAACCTCTCTAAAAGGCTTGATCTCCTATATCCTAACAGGCATGAATTTATCGCAGAGAAACGGACAAACAGTTTCTTTACATTATTAAGAATCGATTTTGGGAAAGAAAAAAATATATTATGA
- a CDS encoding ABC transporter permease, whose amino-acid sequence MNLVNLFKIALRALSGNKFRGFLTMLGIIIGVAAVITMLAIGQGSKKSIQDQISTMGSNMINIRPGTGQFGGVRQSASSMQTLKLEDYEAIAEQAEYISATSPEVQSSGQVIFGANNSPTSIYGVNPSYLDIRKYTIAQGEMFSEGDVKTSAKVCVIGQTVVDNLFTNGEDPVGQTIRFNKIPFKVIGVLTSKGDNTMGMDQDDLIIAPYTTVQKRILAITYIQSISASAVTEDATEDAITSIENILRQRHKIGANDEDDFNVRSQKELISMMSSTTDMMTVLLACIAGISLLVGGIGIMNIMYVSVTERTREIGLRMSIGAKGVDILMQFLIEAILLSVTGGIIGVILGVSSAFMVNYLLAWPISIQVYTIVLSFIVCTATGIFFGWYPAKKASYLDPIEALRYE is encoded by the coding sequence ATGAATCTAGTAAATCTATTCAAAATAGCTCTTCGGGCATTGAGCGGTAATAAGTTCAGGGGATTTCTTACCATGCTAGGTATTATAATCGGTGTAGCGGCCGTTATTACCATGCTTGCAATAGGACAAGGCTCGAAGAAGAGTATACAGGACCAGATATCCACAATGGGGTCGAATATGATAAATATTCGACCCGGGACAGGCCAGTTTGGCGGAGTACGTCAGAGTGCATCGAGTATGCAGACGCTCAAACTCGAAGATTATGAGGCTATTGCAGAACAGGCCGAATATATCTCGGCAACATCACCCGAAGTGCAGTCATCGGGACAAGTGATTTTTGGAGCGAACAACTCTCCTACTTCCATATATGGTGTGAATCCCTCCTATCTTGATATTCGCAAATATACTATTGCTCAGGGCGAAATGTTTAGTGAAGGAGATGTTAAGACTTCTGCAAAAGTTTGTGTAATAGGACAGACTGTTGTAGATAATTTGTTTACAAATGGTGAAGACCCTGTTGGACAGACAATTCGTTTTAACAAAATACCTTTCAAAGTAATAGGTGTACTTACCTCGAAAGGTGACAATACAATGGGAATGGATCAGGACGACCTGATTATCGCTCCTTATACGACAGTTCAGAAGCGCATTTTGGCCATTACTTACATTCAGTCCATATCGGCCTCTGCCGTAACAGAGGACGCTACAGAGGATGCTATAACAAGTATAGAAAACATCTTGAGACAGCGTCATAAAATAGGTGCGAATGATGAAGATGATTTTAATGTACGTTCACAGAAAGAGCTGATCTCCATGATGAGTTCCACTACCGATATGATGACTGTCCTACTGGCTTGTATAGCCGGAATATCTTTGTTGGTAGGTGGTATAGGCATTATGAATATCATGTATGTATCAGTAACAGAGCGTACCCGCGAAATCGGGCTGCGTATGTCTATCGGTGCCAAAGGTGTGGATATATTAATGCAGTTCCTAATCGAAGCCATTCTTCTGAGCGTAACAGGTGGGATTATCGGCGTGATACTTGGTGTCAGCAGTGCTTTTATGGTAAATTATCTGCTGGCATGGCCTATCAGCATCCAGGTATATACTATTGTATTGTCTTTCATTGTGTGTACTGCAACGGGAATTTTCTTCGGCTGGTATCCTGCAAAAAAAGCATCATACCTTGATCCGATCGAAGCTCTGAGATATGAATAA
- a CDS encoding ABC transporter ATP-binding protein produces MNQNKEIIRVENLKRDYIVGDETVHALRGVNFSIQEGEFVTIMGTSGSGKSTLLNILGCLDTPTEGEYYLDGISVRKMGKNDRATLRNRKIGFIFQSYNLLAKTTAVENVELPLMYNPDVSAKERHQRAIKALEEVGLGDRLNHKSNQMSGGQMQRVAIARALVNEPVIILADEATGNLDTRTSFEILSVLQRMHDEEGRTIIFVTHNPEIAAFSSRNIVIRDGSIKEDKYNDSIQSAKEFIAKLPKEDN; encoded by the coding sequence ATGAATCAGAATAAAGAAATTATAAGAGTAGAAAACCTGAAACGCGACTATATCGTAGGTGATGAAACGGTTCATGCCTTGCGTGGAGTCAATTTCAGTATACAGGAGGGCGAGTTTGTGACCATTATGGGTACGAGCGGTTCCGGGAAGTCTACTTTACTGAATATACTGGGGTGCCTGGATACTCCTACAGAAGGAGAATATTATCTGGACGGTATTTCTGTCCGCAAAATGGGTAAGAATGACAGGGCTACACTACGCAACCGTAAGATCGGATTTATATTCCAGTCTTATAATCTGCTGGCGAAGACTACAGCTGTGGAAAATGTAGAATTACCCCTTATGTATAACCCTGATGTTTCGGCAAAGGAACGCCATCAACGCGCGATTAAGGCCCTGGAAGAAGTAGGATTGGGCGATCGGCTGAACCATAAGTCCAATCAGATGTCGGGAGGTCAGATGCAACGTGTGGCTATTGCCCGTGCACTGGTAAATGAACCTGTGATAATACTGGCTGACGAAGCTACCGGAAACCTAGATACCCGTACTTCTTTCGAAATTCTTTCCGTACTGCAACGCATGCATGATGAAGAAGGGCGTACAATTATTTTTGTTACGCATAACCCGGAAATAGCAGCATTCAGCAGCCGTAATATTGTTATTCGCGACGGTAGTATCAAGGAAGATAAATATAATGATAGTATCCAGTCGGCAAAAGAATTTATAGCGAAACTGCCGAAAGAGGATAATTAA
- a CDS encoding efflux RND transporter periplasmic adaptor subunit — translation MNKKLKKYLIIAAVVAIVVAGIFFLLPSAKGSAIMLDTAKAEKGNISIAVTATGTIEPITLVEVGTQVSGVISKIYVDFNSEVKAGQVLAELDKRLLVSELENANANLQTRQVELTLQKQNYDRQKGLWEKQAISKVDWENAESTYQTAQLAVTSSKAAVLKAQTNLGYATITSTIDGVVISRAVEEGQTVAASFSTPTLFTIANDLTKMRVIANVDEADIGGVKEGQRVTFTVDAFPEDEFEGKVVQVRLEATTTSNVVTYEVVIDAPNPELKLKPGLTASVNIYTQEEQDVLVVPSKALRFNPDPDIMKNFKDLTLGQPLQFDPKDKTKKVVWVKSGNTLSPKQITVGTTDGVHVSVKEGLNLGEEVATGISQKTNGNMPEPEKANGESSPFMPQRPGGNKKK, via the coding sequence ATGAATAAGAAACTAAAAAAATACCTGATTATTGCAGCCGTAGTCGCAATTGTAGTTGCAGGGATATTCTTCCTACTTCCGTCAGCAAAAGGTTCTGCCATTATGCTGGATACAGCGAAGGCAGAAAAAGGAAATATCTCTATTGCTGTTACAGCAACAGGTACTATAGAGCCAATAACACTAGTAGAGGTAGGTACACAGGTATCGGGTGTTATATCCAAAATATATGTGGACTTTAATTCGGAAGTGAAAGCCGGTCAAGTATTGGCCGAACTGGATAAAAGGCTGCTTGTATCGGAACTGGAAAATGCGAACGCCAATCTACAGACAAGGCAGGTTGAGCTTACATTACAAAAGCAAAATTACGACCGTCAGAAAGGCCTGTGGGAAAAGCAGGCGATCAGTAAAGTAGACTGGGAAAACGCTGAATCTACCTACCAGACGGCACAGTTGGCTGTAACTTCGTCGAAAGCTGCTGTACTGAAAGCTCAGACCAACCTGGGATATGCAACCATCACATCTACTATCGACGGCGTGGTTATATCACGTGCAGTGGAAGAAGGGCAAACGGTGGCAGCATCGTTCAGCACCCCTACCCTGTTTACTATAGCTAACGACCTGACCAAGATGCGTGTGATCGCCAATGTAGACGAGGCGGATATAGGTGGAGTGAAAGAAGGACAGCGTGTAACATTTACAGTGGATGCCTTTCCTGAGGATGAATTTGAAGGGAAAGTAGTACAGGTAAGGCTCGAAGCAACCACAACATCTAATGTTGTTACATACGAAGTTGTTATAGATGCTCCGAATCCCGAATTGAAACTGAAACCGGGACTTACAGCCAGTGTCAATATCTATACACAGGAAGAACAAGATGTGCTGGTAGTACCATCCAAGGCATTGCGTTTCAATCCTGATCCCGATATAATGAAAAATTTTAAAGACCTGACATTAGGACAGCCCCTACAGTTTGATCCGAAAGATAAAACCAAGAAAGTAGTTTGGGTAAAATCAGGAAATACACTTTCGCCTAAACAGATTACTGTAGGAACCACTGATGGCGTACATGTGTCTGTAAAGGAGGGTCTTAATCTGGGGGAAGAAGTTGCTACAGGTATTTCGCAGAAGACAAACGGCAATATGCCTGAGCCTGAAAAAGCAAACGGCGAATCGAGTCCGTTTATGCCTCAGCGTCCCGGTGGTAATAAGAAGAAATAA
- a CDS encoding TolC family protein, which produces MNTYNINRLFRLVMVGVLIPTIAFSQKKWTLRDCIDYARQENIQVKKSDITTETYDVDISQSKAALFPSLSGSVSQRYTNSQSPDGNGDYRYEGLFNGQYTLNANWTVYNGGKNRNDIKQAQLQKEMQNLNTKNTQNNIEIAITQAYLQILYSRESIKNNENIVASDSAQLAQTQIFLDAGSITRSEYAQVEAQYSADKYNLVQAQNSFEIYKLQLKQLLELDYDEEMNIDFPRIDDQDILSFIPSKYEVYQRALSIMPEIASSKTNIKLAELNKSSAKAGYLPTVSVSGSIGTGNIFNSSPSFATQIGRNFNQSVGLTVSIPIFDNKQNRSNVKKADLNIQLAELDLVDTQKTLLSTIENLYQDAVSGQSKYNAAKDKLNSAQLSYELVQEQYALGMRNTVELTTEKNNYANALQDLLQAKYTALVSLKLLNFYQGQEIAL; this is translated from the coding sequence ATGAACACTTATAATATAAATAGATTGTTTAGATTGGTAATGGTTGGTGTTCTGATACCAACCATTGCTTTTTCACAAAAGAAATGGACCTTGCGAGATTGCATAGATTATGCACGTCAGGAAAACATTCAGGTGAAAAAATCGGATATTACAACAGAAACTTACGATGTGGATATTTCTCAATCCAAGGCCGCATTGTTCCCTTCTCTCAGCGGAAGTGTCTCTCAGCGATATACCAATTCCCAGTCGCCGGACGGAAACGGGGATTACCGGTACGAAGGTTTATTCAACGGGCAATATACCCTGAATGCGAACTGGACTGTGTACAACGGAGGGAAAAACAGGAATGATATAAAGCAGGCCCAATTGCAGAAAGAAATGCAGAACCTGAATACCAAGAATACCCAGAACAATATTGAAATAGCTATAACTCAGGCCTACCTGCAAATACTATACAGCAGGGAATCGATAAAAAATAATGAAAATATAGTGGCCTCCGATTCAGCCCAACTTGCACAAACTCAGATTTTTCTCGATGCAGGAAGTATTACACGCAGCGAGTATGCTCAGGTGGAAGCGCAATACAGTGCCGATAAATATAATCTGGTGCAGGCTCAGAATTCATTTGAGATTTATAAGCTACAACTAAAACAGTTGCTGGAGCTTGATTATGACGAAGAAATGAATATTGATTTTCCACGGATTGACGATCAGGATATATTATCTTTTATCCCTTCGAAGTATGAAGTATATCAGAGAGCGTTGAGTATTATGCCGGAAATTGCCAGCAGTAAGACGAATATTAAACTGGCAGAGCTTAATAAATCCTCGGCAAAGGCAGGTTATTTACCAACTGTATCCGTATCGGGAAGTATCGGTACAGGAAATATATTTAACAGCAGCCCGTCATTTGCAACACAGATAGGACGTAATTTCAATCAGAGTGTGGGACTGACAGTCAGTATACCCATATTTGATAATAAACAGAACCGGTCGAATGTAAAAAAAGCCGATTTGAATATTCAATTGGCAGAACTAGATCTTGTAGATACACAGAAGACATTGCTCTCGACAATAGAAAACCTGTATCAGGATGCTGTATCGGGGCAAAGTAAATATAATGCGGCAAAAGACAAACTTAATTCGGCCCAATTGAGCTATGAACTGGTGCAGGAACAATATGCACTAGGCATGCGCAATACAGTTGAACTAACAACCGAAAAAAATAATTATGCCAATGCTTTGCAGGATTTGCTGCAAGCCAAATATACAGCGTTGGTTAGCCTCAAATTACTTAATTTTTATCAGGGGCAGGAAATTGCATTATAA